Proteins encoded in a region of the Drosophila sechellia strain sech25 chromosome 2L, ASM438219v1, whole genome shotgun sequence genome:
- the LOC6612089 gene encoding vacuolar protein sorting-associated protein 72 homolog yields the protein MAASRSRRNNAGNKIARLLNEEEEDDFYKTSYGGFQEDEEDKEYEQKDEEEDVVDSDFSIDEHDEPVSDQEEAPEKTRKRGGVNTKAYKETKPSVKKDTKATPALHKKRPGGGVTKRRARPRFTVLDSGRKSIRTSTAIKTQATKIRLKELDDARKRKKKKVRVEDYMPTQEELLEEAKITEEENTKSLEKFQKMELEKKKSRPTKRTFSGPTIRYHSLTMPAMRKPTRGANPAVDSKDLAGKCERTFVTIENDFNDKVFQNLFRHKAPPKASNGICPITRLPARYFDPITQQPYFSIQAFKILREAYYMQLEQKGGGSEQPELAKWLEWRKLVKENRLKASAAANKNGDN from the exons atggCTGCCTCGCGCTCACGGCGTAATAATGCCGGCAACAAAATAGCTCGTTTGCTCAATGAGGAAGAGGAGGACGACTTTTACAAAACGTCCTATGGTGGATTTCAGGAGGACGAAGAGGATAAGGAATACGA GCAAAAAGACGAAGAGGAAGATGTGGTGGACTCCGACTTCAGTATCGATGAGCACGATGAGCCCGTTTCGGATCAGGAAGAGGCGCCCGAGAAAACAAGGAAACGCGGTGGCGTTAACACAAAGGCCTATAAG GAAACAAAGCCTTCAGTCAAAAAAGACACAAAGGCAACACCGGCCCTGCACAAGAAACGACCTGGTGGTGGGGTAACGAAACGGCGGGCACGTCCACGCTTCACGGTCCTCGATTCCGGTCGCAAATCCATACGCACTTCCACGGCCATCAAGACACAGGCTACCAAAATACGCCTCAAAGAATTGGACGATGCCCGCAAGCGCAAAAAGAAGAAGGTGCGTGTGGAGGACTACATGCCCACgcaggaggagctgctggAGGAGGCCAAAATAACCGAGGAAGAAAACACTAAATCTTTGG AGAAATTCCAGAAAATGGAGCTGGAGAAGAAGAAATCACGTCCCACCAAGCGCACGTTCTCCGGCCCCACGATACGCTATCACTCACTAACCATGCCAGCGATGCGGAAGCCCACTCGCGGAGCTAACCCTGCGGTCGATTCAAAGGATCTTGCTGGGAAGTGCGAACGCACATTCGTCACCATCGAGAACGATTTTAATGACAAGGTGTTTCAGAACCTCTTCCGCCACAAGGCGCCTCCCAAAGCCAGCAATGGCATCTGTCCAATCACCAGGCTGCCAGCCCGCTACTTTGACCCGATCACACAGCAGCCATACTTCAGCATCCAGGCTTTTAAAATCCTGCGCGAGGCATACTACATGCAGCTGGAACAGAAAGGCGGCGGCAGCGAGCAACCCGAGCTGGCCAAATGGCTGGAATGGCGCAAGCTGGTCAAGGAGAATCGTCTGAAGGCTTCAGCAGCTGCCAACAAAAACGGAGATAACTAA
- the LOC6612090 gene encoding proline-rich proteoglycan 2: MFSSTYQNQRTRWLFELFERERDKVLCEQDLVIPVSLDQTNVVRLNGEMKSCAAIGVLLVLLLQYEVVRTDSDSSDSSSGEKKHKHSKTEHKYNYPAYPSPGYPPYPYMGGYPTYPYNTYMQYPPYPQMGGYPSYPYNPYMAPPPPPPPQPQQAPPPPMYPPVPSGYPSGYPPQGGPGQNPGNNPNAIPNQPQPQPQQPASGPGSGPAPNYPPGGSSVINHSLKVNKEYNEDGHHQSST, encoded by the coding sequence ATGTTTTCGTCGACTTATCAAAATCAACGCACGCGCTGGCTATTTGAATTGTTTGAACGGGAACGGGACAAGGTATTGTGTGAGCAAGATTTAGTCATACCCGTGAGCTTAGATCAAACGAACGTTGTGCGATTAAACGGAGAAATGAAGAGCTGTGCGGCGATTGGAGTCCTCCTGGTACTGCTGCTCCAGTACGAAGTGGTTCGAACGGACAGCGATagcagcgacagcagcagTGGAGAGAAAAAGCACAAGCACTCCAAGACGGAGCACAAGTACAATTATCCTGCATATCCCAGTCCGGGCTATCCTCCGTATCCATATATGGGAGGCTATCCTACATATCCCTACAATACGTACATGCAGTATCCTCCGTATCCCCAAATGGGAGGCTATCCTTCATATCCCTATAATCCGTACATggccccaccaccaccaccaccgccacagCCGCAACAAGCTCCGCCACCACCAATGTATCCACCCGTCCCGTCCGGATATCCAAGCGGCTATCCACCGCAGGGGGGTCCCGGACAAAATCCCGGTAACAACCCAAATGCGATCCCCAATCAGCCCCAGCCTCAGCCACAGCAGCCTGCTAGCGGCCCGGGATCAGGGCCTGCCCCGAACTATCCTCCAGGTGGCTCGAGCGTTATTAATCACTCCCTTAAGGTCAACAAGGAATACAACGAGGACGGTCACCACCAATCTTCAACGTAG
- the LOC6612091 gene encoding DET1 homolog isoform X1 — MAYEKRLKSQNLVHLLQNRESGYTNVGQQPGRMPLLAYERLFYKCITPCLTIDSITIPPIYLRKFTPDGRKLLAFSQDQRSLLIYSYGGSSCAAVGELIRQADVGSGEFFSSQDSILKSQIFERLFPTKETLNLCQGDFGLYYLHREFSVFLEDGRYAMLAAMTVVRGALPVEDYVRYPDLFDKVDAFSYVFFLVDLKLGVVTDRLILPNDSIVIAHNHGISVFGSTVMMMSRLHQCVYVYWVNDGKFHQQETIGPRPRDFIEKATTDFDNLDATTVLPITHIKQRVLSFQYRQINDKSGNPTDSQKSFYKNFEYIEHMIMERMHLVNDELLMLRYEERPKDTDTMPMATSPRRLYVFYTITGEEVVGVYPEYSINLLHILLQFNDYMSNDRSLQFGDAPSLPMHFFLRHTFADTNESVSVDRHTALRFNPSVPLSSQSLSSSPYLKFNEFRYDSRYVSPLEQPHRCSNEPIVFIDRATDSIKFRLHATARRHLNPLAPRELCAFIWHPFDPLVLSIQKCMNSYVYHVHLYNHSTIVEK; from the exons ATGGCTTACGAGAAGCGCCTAAAATCGCAGAACCTCGTGCATTTGCTGCAGAACCGCGAGTCCGGATACACCAACGTGGGCCAACAGCCGGGCAGAATGCCGCTGTTGGCCTACGAACGTCTCTTCTACAAGTGCATCACACCTTGCCTGACCATTGACTCGATTACCATTCCGCCGATCTACCTGCGCAAGTTCACGCCGGATGGCAGGAAATTGCTGGCCTTCTCGCAGGATCAGCGCAGCCTGCTCATATACAGCTACGGGGGTTCCAGTTGTGCGGCGGTGGGAGAACTGATTCGCCAGGCGGATGTGGGCAGTGGCGAGTTCTTTAGTAGCCAGGACAGCATACTCAAGAGCCAGATCTTTGAACGCCTATTTCCCACAAAAGAGACGCTGAATCTATGCCAGGGCGACTTTGGCCTCTACTATCTGCATCGGGAGTTCAGTGTGTTCCTGGAAGACGGTCGTTATGCCATGCTGGCTGCCATGACCGTTGTGCGCGGCGCTCTGCCGGTCGAAGACTACGTACGGTACCCAGATCTGTTCGACAAAGTGGATGCCTTCTCGTATGTGTTCTTTCTGGTGGATTTGAAGCTCGGCGTCGTCACAGATAGACTAATCCTGCCCAACGACTCCATCGTCATTGCCCACAATCATGGGATTTCCGTGTTTGGCTCAACAGTGATGATGATGTCCCGCCTGCATCAGTGCGTTTACGTCTATTGGGTGAATGACGGTAAGTTCCACCAGCAGGAGACGATTGGTCCCCGGCCGAGGGACTTTATCGAGAAGGCTACCACAGACTTTGACAACCTAGACGCCACCACAGTTTTGCCCATAACGCACATTAAACAGCGCGTCCTTAGTTTCCAGTACCGCCAAATTAATGATAAAAGTGGCAACCCGACGGATAGTCAGAAGTCGTTTTATAAAAACTTTGAGTAT ATAGAGCACATGATCATGGAGAGAATGCATCTGGTGAACGATGAACTTCTGATGTTGCGCTATGAAGAGCGTCCAAAAGATACCGATACCATGCCCATGGCTACATCACCGCGCCGCTTATATGTATTCTACACCATAACTGGCGAGGAAGTGGTTGGCGTTTATCCGGAATATTCCATCAACCTGCTGCACATCTTACTGCAATTCAATGACTATATGAGCAATGATCGATCGCTGCAATTCGGTGATGCACCTTCGTTGCCCATGCATTTTTTCCTAAGGCATACATTTGCGGATACCAATGAATCGGTCTCCGTCGATCGACATACGGCCTTGCGCTTCAACCCCAGCGTTCCACTCAGCTCCCAGAGCCTCTCCTCGTCGCCCTATCTAAAGTTCAACGAATTTAGATACGACAGTCGGTACGTGTCTCCTCTGGAGCAACCCCATCGCTGCTCCAACGAACCTATTGTGTTTATTGACCGTGCCACGGATTCGATCAAGTTTAGACTGCACGCCACGGCCCGCCGACATTTAAATCCTCTGGCACCACGGGAATTGTGCGCCTTTATTTGGCATCCCTTTGACCCACTAGTGCTCAGTATCCAGAAATGCATGAACAGCTACGTCTACCATGTGCACCTGTACAACCACAGCACCATAGTGGAAAAGTAG
- the LOC6612091 gene encoding DET1 homolog isoform X2, protein MAYEKRLKSQNLVHLLQNRESGYTNVGQQPGRMPLLAYERLFYKCITPCLTIDSITIPPIYLRKFTPDGRKLLAFSQDQRSLLIYSYGGSSCAAVGELIRQADVGSGEFFSSQDSILKSQIFERLFPTKETLNLCQGDFGLYYLHREFSVFLEDGRYAMLAAMTVVRGALPVEDYVRYPDLFDKVDAFSYVFFLVDLKLGVVTDRLILPNDSIVIAHNHGISVFGSTVMMMSRLHQCVYVYWVNDGKFHQQETIGPRPRDFIEKATTDFDNLDATTVLPITHIKQRVLSFQYRQINDKSGNPTDSQKSFYKNFE, encoded by the exons ATGGCTTACGAGAAGCGCCTAAAATCGCAGAACCTCGTGCATTTGCTGCAGAACCGCGAGTCCGGATACACCAACGTGGGCCAACAGCCGGGCAGAATGCCGCTGTTGGCCTACGAACGTCTCTTCTACAAGTGCATCACACCTTGCCTGACCATTGACTCGATTACCATTCCGCCGATCTACCTGCGCAAGTTCACGCCGGATGGCAGGAAATTGCTGGCCTTCTCGCAGGATCAGCGCAGCCTGCTCATATACAGCTACGGGGGTTCCAGTTGTGCGGCGGTGGGAGAACTGATTCGCCAGGCGGATGTGGGCAGTGGCGAGTTCTTTAGTAGCCAGGACAGCATACTCAAGAGCCAGATCTTTGAACGCCTATTTCCCACAAAAGAGACGCTGAATCTATGCCAGGGCGACTTTGGCCTCTACTATCTGCATCGGGAGTTCAGTGTGTTCCTGGAAGACGGTCGTTATGCCATGCTGGCTGCCATGACCGTTGTGCGCGGCGCTCTGCCGGTCGAAGACTACGTACGGTACCCAGATCTGTTCGACAAAGTGGATGCCTTCTCGTATGTGTTCTTTCTGGTGGATTTGAAGCTCGGCGTCGTCACAGATAGACTAATCCTGCCCAACGACTCCATCGTCATTGCCCACAATCATGGGATTTCCGTGTTTGGCTCAACAGTGATGATGATGTCCCGCCTGCATCAGTGCGTTTACGTCTATTGGGTGAATGACGGTAAGTTCCACCAGCAGGAGACGATTGGTCCCCGGCCGAGGGACTTTATCGAGAAGGCTACCACAGACTTTGACAACCTAGACGCCACCACAGTTTTGCCCATAACGCACATTAAACAGCGCGTCCTTAGTTTCCAGTACCGCCAAATTAATGATAAAAGTGGCAACCCGACGGATAGTCAGAAGTCGTTTTATAAAAACTTTGA ATAG
- the LOC6612092 gene encoding ATP synthase subunit g, mitochondrial, translated as MASLATKGSGLVNRLLTQARPQLDVFLKYAKVELTPPTPADIPAIRQGLGNIIKGAKTGAYKNLTVREAWLNTLVTAEVIFWFYIGECIGKRHIVGYNV; from the exons ATGGCGAGTTTGGCTACCAAGGGATCAGGACTTGTGAACA GGCTCCTCACACAGGCGAGGCCCCAACTGGACGTGTTCCTGAAGTACGCCAAGGTGGAACTAACACCCCCGACGCCCGCCGATATTCCGGCCATCCGCCAGGGACTGGGCAACATCATCAAGGGAGCCAAGACCGGCGCCTACAAGAACCTCACCGTTCGCGAGGCCTGGCTTAACACCCTGGTGACCGCCGAGGTCATCTTCTGGTTCTACATCGGCGAGTGCATCGGCAAGCGTCACATTGTGGGCTACAATGTCTAA